The Humulus lupulus chromosome 3, drHumLupu1.1, whole genome shotgun sequence genome window below encodes:
- the LOC133821806 gene encoding B-box zinc finger protein 32-like: MKANQVCCLCGEEAFLFCRADRALLCRSCDASVHSANFLVARHIRQPFCSVCKDFAGNLVSGDDLRQLRSQYCRSCSPLNVSGGDHVEDDDSSLSSSVSSVCVSSSESKIRFEDRPKLMERIGSSDSVTDLSGSVEETSVPVKLGGEVSSANKTKRDSLRPRGKGLTSVDAKAEGIFEKWCRDMALGGNFAVVGLASEALGFCVARSRLLPFRVSLAASFWYGMRSCENKSAARTLHSLRRLQRLSGVPVKLIVAVELQLSRELKAQKHRRRDDLKEGWAECSG, from the coding sequence ATGAAAGCAAACCAAGTTTGCTGTCTTTGCGGAGAAGAAGCTTTCCTCTTCTGCCGTGCCGATCGTGCTCTCCTTTGCCGGAGTTGCGACGCCAGCGTTCACAGCGCCAACTTCCTCGTCGCTCGTCATATCCGCCAACCTTTCTGCTCCGTGTGCAAGGATTTCGCCGGGAATTTAGTTTCTGGCGATGATCTGCGACAGCTTCGTTCTCAATACTGCCGGAGTTGTTCGCCGTTGAATGTTTCTGGCGGAGATCACGTCGAGGACGACGACTCTTCTCTATCGTCGTCGGTTTCCTCCGTCTGCGTTTCCAGTAGCGAATCGAAGATCCGATTCGAGGATCGGCCGAAGTTGATGGAGAGGATCGGTTCGTCCGACTCCGTCACGGATCTCTCCGGTTCCGTCGAGGAAACGAGCGTTCCGGTTAAGCTCGGCGGCGAAGTCTCGTCGGCGAACAAGACAAAGAGAGACTCGCTTAGACCGCGGGGCAAGGGTTTGACCAGTGTGGACGCGAAGGCGGAGGGCATTTTCGAGAAATGGTGCAGAGATATGGCGCTGGGAGGTAATTTCGCGGTGGTAGGATTGGCGTCGGAGGCGCTAGGGTTTTGCGTCGCGAGGTCGCGGCTTTTGCCGTTCAGAGTTTCTCTGGCGGCGTCGTTTTGGTACGGAATGAGATCTTGCGAGAACAAGTCGGCGGCGCGTACGTTGCACAGCCTTAGACGGCTACAACGGTTGTCCGGCGTGCCAGTCAAGTTGATCGTGGCCGTTGAATTGCAGCTGAGCCGCGAATTAAAGGCTCAAAAGCATCGCCGACGCGATGATCTGAAGGAAGGTTGGGCCGAGTGCTCCGGCTAA
- the LOC133821807 gene encoding beta-glucuronosyltransferase GlcAT14C-like, producing the protein MRKLHVLSLISSYCLWILAFAFSLALLGAISRSNQNRFSGKVNEFQVPITRIPSKEKGHPPVLAYWIYGTNGDSERIMRLLKAIYHPRNRYLLELDSGSSHNERESLALSVQSEKVFQAFANVDVIGKSYALNEIGSSALAAALRAAALFLKINADWDWFITLSAADYPLMTQDDLLHALTFLPRNLNFVHYNETRWKERRTANRIVIDPSLYNRKSSPIMYSVETRETPEAFKVFGGSPWVILTRDFMEYCIQGWDNLPRTLLMYISNVIYPLESYFQTLLCNSPNFKNTTLNNPLSYTLWDPIFEVPQLLTISHFDQMVSSEAAFAAPFEANNPVLDKIDRTILNRTLEGFVSGQWCGFEENDKSLSSLELGCKSLGSIDIVKPGSAGVDLEVLLTKLVEEDERFGSSLCLEDKDTSSDLTK; encoded by the exons ATGAGAAAACTTCATGTTCTTTCACTCATCTCAAGTTATTGTCTATGGATTCTGGCATTTGCATTTAGTTTAGCCCTGTTGGGAGCGATTTCGAGGTCAAACCAGAACAGATTTTCTGGAAAAGTCAATGAGTTTCAAGTTCCAATAACCAGAATCCCATCAAAAGAGAAAGGGCACCCTCCTGTTCTTGCTTATTGGATTTATGGAACTAATGGAGACAGTGAGAGAATTATGAGGCTTTTAAAGGCCATATATCATCCAAGAAATCGGTACCTTCTCGAGCTTGATTCTGGTTCTTCACACAATGAAAGAGAGAGTTTAGCACTTTCTGTTCAATCAGAAAAAGTATTTCAAGCCTTTGCCAATGTTGATGTTATTGGGAAGAGCTATGCACTCAACGAGATTGGATCGTCAGCTCTGGCGGCCGCACTTCGCGCTGCAGCATTGTTTCTCAAGATTAATGCAGATTGGGACTGGTTTATCACACTAAGTGCTGCTGATTATCCACTCATGACTCAGGATG ATCTTCTCCATGCTCTCACTTTCTTGCCAAGGAATCTCAATTTCGTTCACTACAACGAAACTCGCTGGAAAGA GAGACGAACTGCGAATCGAATCGTTATAGATCCGAGTTTGTACAATAGAAAAAGCAGTCCAATTATGTATTCTGTAGAGACTAGGGAGACACCTGAGGCATTCAAGGTATTTGGAg GTTCTCCATGGGTGATACTAACAAGAGATTTCATGGAATATTGCATCCAAGGATGGGACAACCTCCCAAGAACACTACTAATGTACATAAGCAATGTGATTTACCCTCTAGAGTCCTACTTCCAAACACTGCTATGCAACTCACCCAACTTCAAAAACACCACACTCAACAACCCCCTAAGCTACACACTTTGGGACCCCATTTTTGAGGTACCCCAACTTCTCACCATCTCACACTTTGACCAAATGGTGTCAAGCGAAGCAGCCTTTGCGGCGCCATTCGAAGCCAACAATCCAGTGCTAGACAAGATCGATCGGACCATTCTAAACCGCACTCTCGAGGGCTTTGTGTCTGGACAATGGTGTGGTTTTGAAGAGAACGACAAGAGCTTATCATCATTGGAGTTGGGTTGTAAGAGTTTGGGGAGCATTGACATTGTCAAGCCTGGTTCAGCTGGGGTTGACTTGGAAGTGTTGTTGACCAAACTTGTTGAAGAAGATGAGAGGTTTGGATCTTCTCTTTGTTTGGAAGACAAAGACACTAGTAGTGATTTGACAAAGTAG